The stretch of DNA CAGATAGGGAAAGCGAGGTTTTTTTTACCATAGCGCACCGTCTGGTCACCGCCTGTAAGGTAAAAGCGGCCCGTCCGGTTATCGATTTCCTCAAATTGTTCGAGATAATCATAATTCTCATTCCTAAACATGATTCCTCGCCCTTTGGGTAAGCCGTTGTAGGGCATCGAAGTAGTACCTCTGCGCACCCAAACACTATTGATAGCATCATCCCGAAACTCATAGGCAACACCATTCTGGAGTCCTTGTCCTGCCCCTAGCAAAATGACCAACATGAATATTCCCCAAAACACGCCTAACGCCGTTAGGATCGTCCGCAGTTTGTGTCGGCGAATAGAATTAAAAATCTCTTGCCATTTATCCCAGTCAAACATAGCTGCTTATTCAATTATTTAAAGGCATAGGTTTCCCCTCAACGAGGCCATCTCTAAGTCGAATAATACGACTACATTTTCCAGCAATATCATTTTCATGAGTAACTAAAATGACGGTAATCCCTTGGTCATTTACTGCTTTGAAGATATTCATTACTTCATAAGAAGTTGTTGAGTCCAAGGCTCCTGTGGGTTCGTCAGCCAGGATGATTTTAGGTTGTGTAATCAATGCCCGGGCAATAGCCACTCTTTGCTGTTGGCCCCCAGATAGCTGGTTAGGCAAATGTTCGGCCCAGTCCCTGAGGCCCACTTTTCCCAGGTAGGCAAGGGCCAGGTCTCGTCTTTTTTTCCGATCCACTTTTTGGTAATAAAGCGGCAGGGCAACATTTTCCCAAGCCGTTTTGAAGGAAAGTAAGTTAAAAGATTGAAAAACAAAACCGATCATTTGGTTTCGATAATAAGCCGCTTGGGTCTGGCTCAAATCCTTGATCATGGTCCCTGCCAGATGGTATTCGCCTGAATCGTAATCATCCAGGATGCCCAGGATATTGAGTAAGGTAGACTTACCAGATCCTGATGATCCCATGATAGCTGCAAATTCACCTGTTTCAATGGTTAGGTCAATTCCCTTAAGGACTTCAAGGGAAGTATACTCCGTTTTATAGGCCTTCCGGATATTTTTTAATTCAATCATTCAGCAATCGGGCTTTTAAATCATTGATTACAAGAGGAAAGATGCAACAAAGTCTGATACTCCCCTATTGTTATTTCTATTTTTTTCAAAAAAAATAGAAAAAGCGAAGAACA from Saprospiraceae bacterium encodes:
- a CDS encoding ABC transporter ATP-binding protein, which codes for MIELKNIRKAYKTEYTSLEVLKGIDLTIETGEFAAIMGSSGSGKSTLLNILGILDDYDSGEYHLAGTMIKDLSQTQAAYYRNQMIGFVFQSFNLLSFKTAWENVALPLYYQKVDRKKRRDLALAYLGKVGLRDWAEHLPNQLSGGQQQRVAIARALITQPKIILADEPTGALDSTTSYEVMNIFKAVNDQGITVILVTHENDIAGKCSRIIRLRDGLVEGKPMPLNN